Within the Gopherus flavomarginatus isolate rGopFla2 chromosome 8, rGopFla2.mat.asm, whole genome shotgun sequence genome, the region AGAATAGATGGATGTTTGTAATTGTAGATAGCTTCAGGGAATGGGTGGAAAGAGAGTAGTCTGGTAGCTGCAAAAATGTTAATAATAGAAATCTTTCCTAAATGGAGTTTACCACACAGTATTGACTCTGATAATGTACCAGCTTTCATCAGACAAGTGTACCAAAGTGTGGGTACATGGGCTGCTATTCCCCTACCATTACAAATCCCCTGCCACCCTCAAGCTGGAGGGTAGGTGGAAAGAATGAACTAGTCCCATAAAACTGAATTGTCCAAACTGTGCAATGAATTGGGAACAAACTGGGACATGGTGCTCCTATTGTATTTTAAATCTTGGCAGGCACATTTACATTTCCCAAAGGAGTCACTCCTCTCTTTTTTTGAATCACTGCTAAAGCAACTGCAGTGTAAGAAACGTAGAACCCCTACGTTGCCAAGTCTTATGGTTTCAGTGGTAGCCTTGCAAGACCTGGTGTTTTTCCTAACCCCCCTCTTCAACTCTGGAATCCAGAGATTGCAGGAGAgcccagtcttcatttaaaaacagaattttcaaGGTCACGTGATTGCAGGGACCCACTTGAAAACATGACCGCATGCACATCCCTTAGAGAAATGAGATGACAAGTCAAACAAATCCAGCATTTATTAGAGTTTTAGATCCTGTGCCTTTTTTGCAGCCTGACTCATGCCTTttaaggttgccaattttggttggacatattcctggaggtttctttACGTGACATAGTCTTTAATTAGATTCATCTTTCAttcttggagactccaggccaatcatGAAGGGTTGGCAACTCTGTTTTTTGACCCCTGGGAATATGGAATCCTGCATGTCTTCATCCAGCTGGTTCACTGAGCTGCATTGCCTCAATGTGGTTCTTCCAAACAACTGAATCCTCTCATTGTGTGGCAGAACCACTCTCTGGCTGGCAAGGGAGCAGGTGGGCTCCTGAGCTGACTCAGGGTCATCCCCAGGCAGTGCCAAGAGCTTGTTAGCTGTTCACACAGCCCCCTCCCGATGCACAGCACCAGATTTAGGCTAATAGAGCACAGActaaaccatccctgaccagGCTGATCGCCAACAGCACCAGGGCCCAGGCACACCGGCACCCAGGTGGCCACATCCAGTGCCACTGGTTGCAACCACCCGCCCCCTCCCCGTGCCCTCGCCCAATCAAAGGAGAAGCACTGGGAGCATCTATGAGGCTTTGCTGATGAGTCAGGCATGGCTCTGCCCCGCCACAAAAGGGAGAGGCTGGCTGATGTTCCAGCTGCCCCATATTTGCCCAGCGCTAGTGCCTGAGCTTGCCCCACCTGCCTGGGTGATGCCAGGTTTGCCCCTGGGAGTATGTTGGCTTCCTCTCTGGCATGGTCAGACCTGCTCCTTCGCAGCTCAGCCTCAACTGGCCTGCGTGCTGAGATACCCCCATGCCATGCCACCCTCCCCATTTCTGGCCCAAAACGGGCAGCTCCTCTGCCAGAAATCTGTGTGTCAATGGAACAGGCCTCACCCCAGACCATGCAAAGGTCCTCTACACATCTCCAACCACATCCCCCACCCCAGAAGGACTGAGGCCCTCGCTGGGAACATTCCAAACCAGGGCTGAGCAAAGCCCCCCAAGGATGGgcaaagggcccaatcctgctgtgGCCCTAGGAGAGCTCCTTGGTATCTGAGTCACTGCTCGGGGCCCTGGGTTCCCCTATAGGGACAGGCGAGGAATGGGAGAGGGCAACCGGATGGctactggctggggctgggggtaacTACAAGAACAGGATGTGGTGGGAGCTGTGGATGAGTGTCGCCCCATGTCTGGCACATAGCAGGGGAGCTGGTACTTTAGGGGCGGTGATCCACATGCAGAGCTGATCAGCTGTGGGGACTGAGCAGCGTTCCCTTTCCCTTGCCAGGGGGTGACAGCTGCCGAGCCCCCCCACACTCCGTACTGTGAGGGCTGGCTGGGGCGTGGCCTCCTCTAGTGCCACTACTCCACCCTCCTGTGCAGAGGAAGACTCCTACGGCCAAAGCTGCCAGGGCGAAGGCTCCCAAGGTGATGCCCAGCGCCAGAGGGGTGTGCGAGCGCCTGTGctgtccttctgcaagacaaGAGGAATGGGCTCAGAGCCGGGCTTTGCTCTCAGGGGCCGTGCACAGTGGGGGCCAGGCCTGGTGCATGGGACTGATCCAGGTTCCATTCCCATGTTTCCCCCCCTTCCAGTGTCATAGGGGGTTCATATTCCTGCTGCTGGGCAGAGGGTCCTGGTGCCAGCATGGGCTGGCGCAGGGATTGCTAGGCTGCAGTGCTGTCCCTATGCAGCACCCCTGGGAAACCCATGCCCACTGATCCCCCCTCACGTACCGGTCCTGGCGCCATCCATCATGCTGTGCCGCCTCACAAACTCCACACACGTTGTCTCCAGGAAGGACTGCAGCTTGGAAGTGGTCTCTGGGTACCGGCTCACCTGGCCATGGGCGAATGTGGCCAGCTTGTCCTCCTCCTTGTGCCCCGGTAGCACCCAGCTGGCATTGGCCGCTCGGAAGCTCAGGAAGTCATCTCCATTGAGTGCCACCTCGTAGAAGCTGTGGGAGGCGCCATCAGGGGAAAGCTGGCAGCCCAGCTTGCAGTGCAAGTTCAGGGGGTCTGtgagggggcagagccagaggggTCAGGCTGGCATGGcccaggtgcaggggtcaggagggcaccccaacccctccttGTTTTGCCAGAGCAACCCTCCGGCAGATGGGGGGCAGTCAGCATCCTCCTCCTCACTTCTATCTGCTCCCTGGGCTCAGCCCCATCTTCCCGTCCCCTCACTTCTTTCCCCTGATTCTACCCCCACTCCCTTTGTGCTCCCCAGACCTGTCCCCCACTCGCTTTCCTTTACCCCTTTTCTCTCCCTTGGCCTGATCCCCctaccctcctccttcccttcccattCCCCACTGCTATCTCCACGCCCCCACACCTACTCTCTCTGCTTCCCTACCCCAGCCGGTGCCACACACTGCCAGGTAACTGATGTGTCTCTGTTCTCCTTTCGTGGTACTCTCAGAGTTCCTGGGAAAGCTGGgtggcagctgccattttgttcgCCGAGTGGGCGCAGTCTGAAGCCAGGAGACGCACACACCGCTCGCTCACAGAGACTTGACTCTGGGCTGCCTCACTGTTTCCTTTTGGCCAAGGTCTAAGTCACTGCTATTGATAGGCTATGGCAGTGGGAGGCTGAGCAGGGAATGGGGCCAAACTGAAAAATGTGACAA harbors:
- the PROCR gene encoding endothelial protein C receptor isoform X1; protein product: MLLLLLLVGVLCHQGDGAALHTFTMIQLAHLPNSNTIEFLGNATLNGVLTHSLQGFNASQLLPLEPPTQWQAMERSLQTYLHAFHMLVQVIAKERKVQYPLNLHCKLGCQLSPDGASHSFYEVALNGDDFLSFRAANASWVLPGHKEEDKLATFAHGQVSRYPETTSKLQSFLETTCVEFVRRHSMMDGARTEGQHRRSHTPLALGITLGAFALAALAVGVFLCTGGWSSGTRGGHAPASPHSTECGGARQLSPPGKGKGTLLSPHS
- the PROCR gene encoding endothelial protein C receptor isoform X3, with the protein product MIQLAHLPNSNTIEFLGNATLNGVLTHSLQGFNASQLLPLEPPTQWQAMERSLQTYLHAFHMLVQVIAKERKVQYPLNLHCKLGCQLSPDGASHSFYEVALNGDDFLSFRAANASWVLPGHKEEDKLATFAHGQVSRYPETTSKLQSFLETTCVEFVRRHSMMDGARTEGQHRRSHTPLALGITLGAFALAALAVGVFLCTGGWSSGTRGGHAPASPHSTECGGARQLSPPGKGKGTLLSPHS
- the PROCR gene encoding endothelial protein C receptor isoform X2; the protein is MLLLLLLVGVLCHQGDGAALHTFTMIQLAHLPNSNTIEFLGNATLNGVLTHSLQGFNASQLLPLEPPTQWQAMERSLQTYLHAFHMLVQVIAKERKVQYPLNLHCKLGCQLSPDGASHSFYEVALNGDDFLSFRAANASWVLPGHKEEDKLATFAHGQVSRYPETTSKLQSFLETTCVEFVRRHSMMDGARTEGQHRRSHTPLALGITLGAFALAALAVGVFLCTGGWSSGTRGGHAPASPHKLL